atactccctccgtccggGTTAAGTTTCATATTACAAGTTCAAATCACACTATCAACGCGACCACTAATCCCGAACAAAGGGCATAAGGAAGATCCTATTCACGCATAATTACACTtctaaagttaataattacaGAGTACCTCGAAAGGAAAAGCCGTAAGCAGGAAACCAAGACACTGCCTAAATGACGTCTTCAAATTGGAATGTCTAACTCCAGGGATAACAGTTTCACTTTTAAAAGCTTCCTCCATTTTTCAACACTTCAAGCAAAGCCTGCACAATAATTCCTACTTTTCAACttacaatttaaaaaaaaaatactctcaATTTCCGAAAACCCTAAATTTGCAAACTCTTATTGATGATTATACAAAACTTGGGTCGTTGATCGCTAAAAAGAGCTCACATTTCAAATAAGGATGCTAATTTAGAATTATTTCATGAAATTGTTGACGAAAAGTACtgtttgaattgaatttcatAGCATAACTACTCAATTGCtcaaattgaagagagagattgAATAGTGGAGAGAAAAAATTGAAGAGAATGTACCTGAAGCGAATTGAATATTCTCTCCTCCCCTTCACTACTTGAATATTTTGAGGAATTGGGGGTAAGCAGTTGATCTTCGGCAGTCCGACACCTTCTCCGGTCCCTCACTTGTTTTGGCACCGTCTAAATACTTGGTGACATTGTTAGTGAAGCAATGTATTTTCGTAAATAAATGGTTATAAAAGgtaaatttgtaaaaaaaaaaatgattttttataacccaaattttattttattttgtaaaaACATATCTTGTTTTAGTCAAAGGAAAATTCTGGCATTAACTGAGCTTTTTCGGTCATTGACTTACATTTGACCATCACGTGTGGATTCATTTTACATTTTAACTTGTGAAAACGAGCATGTTTAGTGGATACGAAACAATTTCCGTTAACCACGATACAATATATCAAAATTGAGCACTACCAAAATAAACATCACTTTAACAATGTGTTTTGTTGAAAATGTAGCAAAATGAAGCCATAtatgcttctcacgtgcaagtcaattgccggaaaagctcagtcaatgccgaaaaCTTCCCTAAGGTTGTCCTTTCgcgaaaaaaatttacattaaggtgcgatttcataaaaaaaattatattaggtcctttctcgcaaaatttgggttataaaatgtTCTTCTTGGCAAATTTGTCTTGTTAAAATATATGGtccaaatattaaatataagtgttttttttattataaatttattttccttttttcttattttcttaaaaTATCAATTAGACTGTATATACACTTTTAAaattgtatatttattttattatatttacggTAATGTTACTAGATTGACATATTTGCCAATCAAGGAGGTTGTTTAGAGATTTCTCGTGTGACTATAGCGCACAATACTCTTCATTGCTTAGTTATTGACTACTTCGTGGAAAAAATAGGTTGTGTTTGGCAATTCGACGTCAACTTTGTACTCTGTAATTTTTAATTGTTTGTCTAAGCTCATTTGACTCGCTAGTATATAAGCAGTTTGGGTAAGTGACTAATGAAATAAATAATGATGAATAGGgcattgaaataattaataagaGCTACTTTACATATATTCCTAAGAAACTCGTTAAAAGTACTAAATTTGACCAACTTTAGAATATAAGAGACATTTTCACTAAATATTACAAACTGCGACTCACACCAAAGAGCTCAAACCTCTATTTATCTCAGACATCTCCTAATCAAATATTGTCTTTCAATTATAGTCCTACAATTTGGAGATGAGAGagagtatgtttttttttttatatatatacaaaTGTAGGGGGGATTTTGACACAAGAGAATTACGTTTAAAAAAGAGTTCAAATTACCAATATTGGTATTAATGAGTCCTTTGAAACTAGTGAGTACTAACAAAAAAAGTTGATTTACAATGAGATCTTGGCCTACTAGTGGAGATTAAAAGATTACGTTCGATATATCTCGGGTTCGACTCCCCCTCCCCATATGTGATGCTTTTATGTTTCATTTACAAACACGCAAAAATAAAGTTAAACGAAAAGTGAATTGGTACCCATAAAAGCTAAATCttaccaacaaaaaaaaatgttggtaCTTAGTTGGGTGGAGTTTGATTATATTGTACATGTCAGAATGGATTGGAAAATTGGAATGCATCTCATTTCATTCCATTGGTAAGCTAGGCGTTTTAGCTATATAATATCATACCGATGGCTTCTAACTTTATTCCAAATCCTTAATATCACACCAACATAGACTTGTTTAAGGacattttttaatatattactCCTAATATAGATTTAACAAGATTCATTAATTAGTTGAATCTACTAATTAAATTGGTTGCATAACTCATTTTTCCCCTTCTCTTGTCCCTTTCTTGGTTGCATAACTCGTTTTATCCCTTCTCTTGTCCTTTTCACTCACCCTCTCTCTTCATCGTTATTTAAAAATCAAGATTAGAATAAGTTGTTGTCAAtgatgagggtttcacaaccaaTAAAGTAAACCAAAGTTCACATATTCCAAAACCCTTCTAAGACAACAAGCTAGATTGggaatacattttttttattaatttctttTAATAATGTTTAATGCTTAATCTGTTACATACAATACATTCCAAGCAAACAAAATGAGAAACTAACTACTCTTGCTTCAAAGAAACCCCCTTCTTTCCAACCACCACATTCCCAAAACACCAACTTTGATCATATTATAACGTGCCGGATTTTTACATGGtttactaacaatgtgttaaatACGTCCATATATGTTACCATTATCCTCTCTCCTCTTATCAATTTTGATCAATGCTCTGTTTCTTTTCAACCGCATCAGAAACAGAGCACATCCATTGATATGGAAAAAACACAGCTTTTCACATATACATTAACATTATGTACTGTACTATCTCTTGCTGTTCTTGCATTCGTCTTTTGCATCCTTGCCGAGTTCAAGAAGTCCAAGGTAGACGACGAAATCCACAACAAATCATCAAAATTTCCACTTCTTTTGGATTTTCAAATGAAACTGATTGTTCTGTTTGTATGATGAACAGGTAGAGGATGTGAAAGTAGATGGGAAATTGTGTGAATTGCCAGAAAATGAAGCGTTTTGGCTAGGAACTGCAGCTTTGATATGTTTTACTATTGCTCAAATCATAGGAAACTCCATTTTTTTTGTAGGATATTGGTCAGATTCAAAGGAAAGAAGATCATGTTGTCAATTTAAAAGGCCAACTGTTGCTATCATACTCTTAATAATTTCCTGGTAAGATACAAAAACTATCCATTAAATTTTGTTggtttaatacggagtactattgTAATGTATTCCTTCTACCTACGTCCCTAGAATTAACGAATTAAACACctacatgactataatttttttACCCATAAATCTTACAATTTTGTTAATAATTTTCTGGTAAGATATAAATACGTTACTGTCGATGAATCCACGATAATCAAATTGAAGTTTGTAGATAGTGTTTAAAGTTAATCCGTAACAATTAATATGAAACAGATGAATTACAGAGCAGTAAAATTCTTATTCGATTATAAGTCACGTGTATTGTACAACACTCTATCCATTTTTATATTTTACCCATTTTCCTTGTTTGAACTTTTTTATAAATAGTTTAGCTTGTAAAGCAAAAGCAAGTACAgtaaaaaagttaactaaatctcttcttcttcttcttcaaaagGAAAAAGTTTAATAATCTGCCTTCATTCTTTGTTGACTGAAAGTCTGTCATGGACTCATTGAGTCATTTCTGAGTAGATGTTGCCAAATTCTAGCTATCATGACATGACATAAACCAATTGCCATCCAATGAATTCGCGTTTTGGACGATCTTCATTAGAATATATTGTAACCGTCCTAGATGGTCTAATTAATTAACAACCAACCAATCTTTTTTAAGAATTTTCAAGTGTGATAAATTAATTTTCTTGTTACAGGATCAACTTTGGAATTTCAATAACATTAATAAGCACAGCAACAAGCATGAATAGAAGGCAATCTTATGGAAAAGGATGGCTAAATGGGGAATGTTATATAGTTAAAGATGGGATTTTTGTTGGTGCATCAATTTTAATTCTTGTTACCTTAGGATGCACTTTAGCTTCTGCAGTTGCTACATTAAGGAAACGATATCAAGTTTTAGCCGttgaaaaggggaaaaacaATGGATTCCCAACCGATCAACGTGTAATTTTGTAATGAAAAAACTAAAATGTTGTAAGTTGTATATTTGTTTAATGTTTATACATAGTTAACTCTTAAGGCTGCATATATCATAACCGAAAGCCTTGTTGATCTGCGAGTTTggtttgatttattattttcctTTAGTCATATATCACGCAGAACtgcaataattaatatacactAATATTGACAATTTTCAATTACCAAAACAAAACAGTAACTATACATTGGTTTATATATACATCACACGCATACATAGTACGTTTTAAATTTTACATTTTCACcctctttttttccttttgagaTACTCAAGAACTGACTGAGTCGTACAATAAGAAATTGCTTGGACAGTGACCATAGGATTTACACCCAAAGCTGTAGGAAACACACTAGAATCAGCTAAATAAAGCCCCTCAACTTCCCAACTTTCTCCCCTTTGGTTAACCACCGATGTCCTTGGGTCAACCCCCATTTTACAACTCCCCATTTGATGGGCAGATGCAACTGGCATAGCAAGACCTTTTATAGCCTTTGAACTCTCTTTCTTTACAAACATCTCAAACTCATGACAACTAACTTTCTTCACGTTTATGCTTGCCCCATCACGGTGGTGGGTGCCGATCTCCTCCGCCCCCGCCGCCGCTAGTATCTTCAACATCTTCTCAACACCATTTTGTAGATTACCTTCGTCTATTGAGTGCATATTGTAAGTAATATCGAAAGGAGAAGTGGAAATGGTACCCGACCCAATATCACGGGCAAGGGCAAAGATATGGGCGGTTCGAGAAAATCTTGTCATTCTATGTTTCATACTTGACCCGGAAGTCCACGGCATTATGGCCGAGAATAACCCAGGATGTAACGATGGAGTTTGAATCACGGCACCATAACCCGACTCGTTAAACTCTGCTACCACCGTTGACATGGTTGTCATTATACCACCTTCGTAACTCTTTTTCTCCTTTTCCGGCCACACTTTCCCCTCACCCGTACCCGATAACAAAGATGATAATGGCTCCGTATCCGGGAAGTATCCCCATGCCATCACAACCGGGTGGAGGTGCAAATTCTTTCCTATGTTTGGGTTCTTCATTCCACTCTTTCTCAACAATGCTGGTGTGTTGAGTGCACCACACGCTACTATCGTTGTCTTTGCCTCAACTACACATACGTAACGACCACGACCACGACCACCATTATTGGTTTTATGCTCGAACATGACTCCTTTCGCAGTATCTCGATTTCGTCCTCTTTTTCTTTCATACAACACTTTCCCAACTTCACACCCTGTAAGTATAGCCCCATTCCTCGACCTTATCACATCTTTAAGCCATGTCTCACAAGTACCCTTCTTCCTCCCATCTTTACACCCAAGACCACACCAACCACAATAGTGATCAGCAGGGGCATTTCGGGGAATATCCACTAAAGAATACCCTAATTCCAAACAACCCTTCCTAAGCACTTCGTTATTAAACCCTTCATTGTTAATATCACTTTGTACCTCCATCTTTTCACAAACCACATCAAGAGCCTCCTTATATAAAGGACTTTCAAAAATCTCTAGTTCATGCACGTGAGCCCATTCTCGAATCACGTGTGGTGGGGTCCGTATTGAAGCGGACCAATTAATAGTTGATCCACCCCCAAGAGTTGATCCTGCTAATATACTCACCCCTAAATCCCTTGTTGCTAATATCCCTGCACCTTCGTACATCTGATCCAAAGTTGTACCTTCTAAAAGAGATAGATTTTCCCTAGCAAAatattctcccttttctaaaaCCAAAACTTTGTAACCTTCCGAAGCTAAAGCCCCTGCAATTAGACCTCCACCACTACCCGAACCTACCACAACTGCATCACATTGGATAGTCATTACCGGATTTTGATAGCTTTTGTTTTTACGGTTGATTGACACGTGGAAGCCTGAGTTCTTCAGATATTCACTTAGGATATCTTGGGAGTTGTTTACGTTGATTACACCTTTGTAAAGTGGTCCAAGGAGATCTTCTTTGGTTTTCGGTTGGGCCTGATTTTGGGCTTTTGTATTATGATTGGGTTTGGGTGTGAGGTAACCCAATGGTCGATTTGGTTCGTTGTGCTTTTTTGATTTCATGAATTCCGGGTCTGGTCCACAATACCCGATTGCTTCCCAAGATGGGTTTTCTTCTTTCTCGTCCACCTGACATCATTCAACAATGATTTTAGTGACATACGCACACCAACTTGCATTTGGATTAAAAAAGTTGCATTTGAATAGTAGTATTTTTTAAAGAATTGAACATTACTTAAAGAAAATTAAGTTATTATTTTCCTTCGCTAGATATTTACTATACTAGGGTTTCAGGATTGTTACATACATTCAGTTACGTCGTATAAATTTTAAGGTATAAATCGTATATGCGCTAACATGCAAGATACCACCAATGTTATTACGTACGGAGTACTTGATCAAACTTTTATCATGCATTGTCAAACGAATTTCAGTGTAAGAAATGCACTCCGTGTTAAACAGTTATACCTTACTCCGTTATATATGTACTCCATTATATATGTAGTAATGGTTTAAGTTGTGTGTTTCAAAACACGCTAATGCTAATTAGAAATCGGATACAAAACAAAATATGGTAAACGTGCAAAAAAAGAGTAGACGGGGGCAGGAGCATTAAATCATTAATGCATATGATTACGGAGTACTATTGTACTTGTATAGTAGTATGCATCAATTTGCCAATTTGCCAAGTTGGTGTTTTAAAGATCTGTTGTAATAAACTTGGGTCCTTTGCTCTTTAATTTGATATTAATTGCAacccatttaaaaaaaataaaattggccAATACAGTTTGACATAATATTCAGTTGTCAACGGTAATGTGTATACTACAGGGTACTTAATTGAATCAACTTCAATAATTAGCTACTCCGTACAAGGTAGGGTAGTTTGATTTGCCACATCAAATTTGAAGTTATAAAATCTCTTCACTAACTGTTGGCTACCTGCTCAAAACTTTTAACCTTTTGCAATCAGCTCCTTTTTTTTACACCATTAAATCGAGTATCTCTTACTATTCATGCAACAAATGTGAAAACAAAATTAATTGATTGCATGCACTTAGTAAGttgtaaaaagaaaataaattctcatTTGAGATTTTATTAGATATGTCTCAAAgtgaattttcaaaatattatgaAGTATTTTTTTCTATAAATTTTTCAAGTACTCCGTATCCATATATATTAACAGTCAAAAATTTTAAATCCTGTAAATTACAAGTGAGCAAAGTGCTTCTAACTCTCTttatatgatttgtttgactcCTTTGTAATGTACCAGTATTAGGTTAGACTCCGTGCTATACGCATGAAAAGATCATATCTAATGTAACTATAAGAATTCATATATATATAGTCCTATATTAATTTCATTGACGAAGACTAGCTATTTGTTATATTAATTATCACTTTAACTCTCTAACATAAACATCAAAGAGACTGGTAGTTGGAAAAATTGTGAGAAAAAGTAGCTTTCACATTAAATTTCCAACTTTTTCTAATCTTATTAGAGATGCATATTGAACCAAGTATATGAAAGGAGGGGATGAAAATGATGTCACAACAAGAGAATTAGAGAGCACTGATCCATATATGTTAAAGTCAATATGTAACCGACTGAATGGTTAGTTTACTCACGAGAAGTTTCTGGTCCAATAAAATCAATCCTACGTTAATTCTTAAAAGAATTAAATAGTAATTAAATTCTTTCATTTTTAAGAAGGGGTTGATGAAATAAGTTGGATTTACAAGGACATGCATGATGTCAAGATGTGTATTGTAAGCAAAGGGCATTAACCTTAGAGCAAGATTCGCTAGTATAAGCTAAGACTTCCacgttattttttttattaatttttatttattttcaattaatcAGATTCTTGTTGAGACCCTTTCAAACTTACTTAATTTTTCCACTTCACCCCTCGTACTCATTAAAAACTCCTCAaacttatgaaaataataaaataaaaaagaataaataataataattaagattGAATGTACTGTTTAAACTTTAAACGTTTTAAGTATAGTCTTGGAATTTCAAGACTCTTGCTCAGACTTTTATCATACTCTTACACATAGATGGGAGGTCTTAAGTTAATACTCAATAAGACTATTGCTCAGACTACCGCTAATCTTGCTCTTAGTTTTTAGTAGGGGCGGAGTTAGGGGGGTTGGCGGGGGCCATGACCCCCCATGATATGTTCAAGTGTTAAATATGCACTATAAAACCACATATCTAGTATAGCTCAAGTGGTTATTTTCCTTACAAATTGGAGGTGCATAAGATAAAAGGTTCAATTCTTTGCTCCTCAATTTTATACTTAGTTTTTCTACTTTAATCCTATATTGTATTCCGTATTTGCATGGGAAGAGAAAAAACGTGACAAACAATTACGGGAGTACCAAATTCATCTACATTAAGTGGTATTTTTCTCAGAAGTTACAACAAAATCAAAAGCCATTTATTGTAATTCTATTTCAAATATTTAAGACTTCTATTATCGATCAACCTTTTATTTACCTTGTcagatcaattttttttaaaaaaaatttatgtcCCTTAGAATTACACGATGTAACTTATACCGTTCTATCAACATTTAAGATTTACTATTCCTTATGTTCCTAACTACTTGTAACATTTTGACTTTTGCACTATTCGTACGCCAATTTTGACcaaattttcaataatatataaaaatcaaatgttGTTGAGTAATACGTAATATGTTGTTGGATTAGTCTTAAATGTACATTTTtcgaatatcaattttttaaagtttttaCTAGTGTTTTGATTGACAAAAAGTCGATCAAACTATTACAAATAtttaggaacagagggagttGTATACTTTCTCGGtagtttttgaatttttttaatcgAAAAGTGAAGTATAATCCATTTTCACAAAAACTCTTAAAATGATAAAGAGAAAGATATTCCGTACCTGAGTAAAGAAGGCCAATAGAATAAGCAACTTGACACCGATAAAGCCCATCCGATATAGAAAGAACCAACTAGTACTCATTGAAAGAATAAATTGTTGGCGTTTATGGAGTGGCAATTCTGAAAACTTGAGGAAAAACGGGAAACCAGTTGACAAACTGTGTATTCCTCCAAACAAAAAGGTTCCTAACCTTGTTGACAACATAAACAACATTAATCGTATGAGGAACACATGATGCCGCATTCTGTGGCTCAACATCCTTCCCAACTGAAAAATTCATGGACAAAAATGTTAGCACCTCAAATATATATATCTCACTACCATTTTCATCACTATATATATAACAATGATGATAACATTACTTGGACTCGTGTACCCATGTCAGACATGGATACGTGAACAAGTGTCTGACTCGACGACTTTGTGgaagaaaaaatcaaaaaaaaaaaaggaaataaatgatGCCTACATACATGGTCAGGAGTTTTAGCCATGGAGGCAGACGTTTTGTAAAATCGGATGACGGAGTCCTCCGTAGCCGACTCCGGTGGGTCGACGGCAGGTATGATGGTGTCACAAAGGGCAGTAAGGGAGTCCATCTCCCAAGAAGACAATTCATTTGTATAAGTTATCTTATTATCTCCCTCATTCAAAAGGCTTTGTGTATCAATACTTCCTAAATCTATCACCAAATGTTCTCCCTTTTGGTTTGTAATTTTATTGTGATCCGAACTCATTCTGTCCAAGTTTTTTTGGGTGTGGGTGGGAAGTTGCCTGTTGGTTACTTTCAGGTTTTCTCGTATATGTGTATATATAGTACTTGTAGTATAGTACGTATGCTACCATTCATGTGTGGTTCTCAATAAATACCTACGATGACAAACCTAACACAATTATTACTATCAACAAAGGCAAAAGGATTGAGCTTTGAGTCCTTCACAATTACGAGTATGATTAGTACTCCTGAAATTATTGTGCTTGTGTGGCATGGTTAGTCGTTGATTGCAAATTCTTGTAAAAGACGGTTTGACAGTTATTATCTAGTCAGATGAAGTACTGCGTACAAactacttcctctgttttttttaGTTGCAACACTTTATTTTTTGCTCTATTCACATGCATATCATCATCACCTATTAAGTAGATTTTTTATGACcacttaagaaaaaatatattcacGTGGATTCTTGTCAGATTCAGTTTGATGTATATTTTCTGAAtacctttttttatatatatatatttggtgCTTAtcgataattaaagatattaattacTCAAATTATGCAATAAAAAACGTGAAAAATAAAGTATTACGACTAAAAATAAACGGATGAAGTAATAGTTAAACATTATTTGCTGATTAGTGCTCGAAAAAATAATCTAAGTTTGCTTTACAAAGATTTTTATATGAAGTACTTATTTTACTGTGCAGTGCTTTTATTATTCCACATTTTATTTCACTTATCACTTCTCTTCGAAATAAGAGTTTATAGTAATTGAGTACAAAAAAAAACGGAGAGAGTAATAAGGGGGATGTGGCAAATAAACCCCATATAAGCTATCACAAATTCTTGtttacaagtggtgtacaataaatattgtataccggagtaaaagttacctcaaaatgcttaaaagttacccttaggtaaaagttatgtacagtattttttagtgataaaagttttcatttatttcttcaaaatcactaataatgtataaaattaatgggtgatgataaaggtcgcaagttgcgacaacatttagttgttgcaatcttacgtgtcggtgTTTAACTGGGACATAtaagcgccacgtaggctatgagtcatcataatatttttactatcaatgcaaattttttactataaaatatgtaaataaggtaatcgatatatagaaagaaacaaattagaatattaagattttcctacctttattttaaacatgtataataagatacataagttaaatattttagattccaatttaaatcatgacacataagcatgtcatatcatcattgtgacacggcttaaaggtcgcatgttgcgacctttatcattttcaaaaattaattaTTCAACCCTTTAAAaggtttatctatcaacttttttataatatataaaagttaattaaaactatGTTAAAGTTGCAAAAACTggttaaaagttatcttggtgtacaataaatttattatacccTTGTGTGCGAAAGACATTTTGATAAACTATTGATGTAGACTTATAGAGCAAGTAAAGTCttaaagttactatttttagtatATGTGTTACGGAGTAGTTGACAAATCCACCAACCAGTTGCGCAACTAACCATAATTAATTTAGTGACCCAATCAAATATTGTATAAATACAATAGTCATTCTATCTGATACGGAGTATATAGATATGTTGTGACTGATCTTTTTCCAACAATGCTGATTGATTGTGATCTTAAGTTAACTGACTACAACTCATCAACCAATTGTTAGGAGTCAGCTGGGATATCAATGTTTGATTTTTGTCTAATTTGAAATTATTGTGTTAtagaatttttttcatttcaatggagaagaattgtttttgtttatttatttatgaaaatgctATAAAGCCACCGGCTTCCAGTCGAAATCAAAGTGTAATCGGACGCAATGAGTTACTCTGTACTTCGTATATCCTTTGGGCACGTTTGGATTGGGTGTAATGGATTATgagggtaataaaagtcaaaccatcataataaaaggacaatgaaggtGAATTGTGGTGGTTGCATTgagggtggtgtggtggtattgtgatgagaaattgtggtagtggtggtgttgtgaggagaagggaggaaggggggaagtaattacccccaaatgagggtattaatcaccctagtgggatggtggataactattccccccatgatgagggtatttgttcccccttcccttttattttcttcttgccaacactagcttgttccttttgccaccacttcatcccctcatcatcaccttcaattaccttagtttgacttttattacccctttaatacattaccctcaatccaagcatgccctttTAGTAAGGTGAGTCAGAGCGTGTTCAGCGGTAGCACTTGAGGTAGGGCGTAGCGTTTTGTcctagtcaagacgctacttgtaaaatttgtaaatattgGTCACGGTAGCGGTTGGTTaacttttgtcaaacgttaaaattagtagcgtttaaggtagcAGATatcgtttgacaaatttatactccctctgtcccagattagttgttacacttacctttgcacaaagttttaggtgataagtggttgtttggttatcaattgttattttattgaaaaactagatgtgatagaagttaataatgtatttttttaattgaatgagagaggatgtggggacaaaaaataatttagtgggaagagagagacaatataataattgtgaagtcattcctaatttagaagtgtaacaactaatttgggacggacgaaaaaggaaagtgtaacaactaatctgggacagagggagtagtaaagTTTTATACGATATTCGagctttaaatttattttacaatatcaaccgctacttttattgaacactcatattagttacACGCTAATTtgaccgctaaccgctacccgctactatttaccgctacccgctactcaaccgctaattACCGCTAACTATTATCGCTGATTTTTTCGAACATAAACTATAAGCTGCTAGATTAGCCTCTCTAAAAACATGATAAAACGAGACGGTTTTCAGATAAGCTAATAAAGGCACGAAACTTCGGTAACAATCACATCTAGGTAAGACACTAAGAAGCATGATTTTGTTTACGGTTATTTCCACCATGCGCCCTTTGAGTTTTTCACGAATACTACGTAGTTAACAAAGTTTTTCACGAATAATTTGGTAAATGAAGGAAAATGGTCTCATGAACATATATGCATGTGTTAATGGGTTAATTAGGTATTGGATGGATAGAATAAGGGTtaatgaaagagaaaagaaacatTATTTCGAGTTAATTAGGAGATAGACCGTTTAACTATAAGAGTATAAGGGTTTCTGGTACATTTTATGtaacaaaaactcaaaatttGATAGCAAATTgtgaataagttgaaaactcaTACGTGGTAGGTATTTAGTGAACTTTATTTTTTCAACGATTAAGTAAGTTCGCTATCAACATTGAACTGTGTAACATGGCATTGTATGGCCGTCGATCTTCATTATGCATAAAATGGAATTGTATGGTCATCAATCTTCAACCCGACGACCGTGCATGTTACACTAATGGAGAAGAATTTTTGTTGTAGCTGTCGGTCTTGGTGATGTGCGTGATTGAATGTTTGGTATACATATGATCAtcagaaaattaaattaaaataaataataaaaattactcATTCggccagttttttttttttggtgttagcacccggt
This Spinacia oleracea cultivar Varoflay chromosome 6, BTI_SOV_V1, whole genome shotgun sequence DNA region includes the following protein-coding sequences:
- the LOC110788301 gene encoding protein MODIFYING WALL LIGNIN-1, producing the protein MEKTQLFTYTLTLCTVLSLAVLAFVFCILAEFKKSKVEDVKVDGKLCELPENEAFWLGTAALICFTIAQIIGNSIFFVGYWSDSKERRSCCQFKRPTVAIILLIISWINFGISITLISTATSMNRRQSYGKGWLNGECYIVKDGIFVGASILILVTLGCTLASAVATLRKRYQVLAVEKGKNNGFPTDQRVIL
- the LOC110788347 gene encoding long-chain-alcohol oxidase FAO4A, whose translation is MSSDHNKITNQKGEHLVIDLGSIDTQSLLNEGDNKITYTNELSSWEMDSLTALCDTIIPAVDPPESATEDSVIRFYKTSASMAKTPDHLGRMLSHRMRHHVFLIRLMLFMLSTRLGTFLFGGIHSLSTGFPFFLKFSELPLHKRQQFILSMSTSWFFLYRMGFIGVKLLILLAFFTQVDEKEENPSWEAIGYCGPDPEFMKSKKHNEPNRPLGYLTPKPNHNTKAQNQAQPKTKEDLLGPLYKGVINVNNSQDILSEYLKNSGFHVSINRKNKSYQNPVMTIQCDAVVVGSGSGGGLIAGALASEGYKVLVLEKGEYFARENLSLLEGTTLDQMYEGAGILATRDLGVSILAGSTLGGGSTINWSASIRTPPHVIREWAHVHELEIFESPLYKEALDVVCEKMEVQSDINNEGFNNEVLRKGCLELGYSLVDIPRNAPADHYCGWCGLGCKDGRKKGTCETWLKDVIRSRNGAILTGCEVGKVLYERKRGRNRDTAKGVMFEHKTNNGGRGRGRYVCVVEAKTTIVACGALNTPALLRKSGMKNPNIGKNLHLHPVVMAWGYFPDTEPLSSLLSGTGEGKVWPEKEKKSYEGGIMTTMSTVVAEFNESGYGAVIQTPSLHPGLFSAIMPWTSGSSMKHRMTRFSRTAHIFALARDIGSGTISTSPFDITYNMHSIDEGNLQNGVEKMLKILAAAGAEEIGTHHRDGASINVKKVSCHEFEMFVKKESSKAIKGLAMPVASAHQMGSCKMGVDPRTSVVNQRGESWEVEGLYLADSSVFPTALGVNPMVTVQAISYCTTQSVLEYLKRKKRG